The proteins below are encoded in one region of Chloroflexi bacterium ADurb.Bin180:
- the pdhC gene encoding Dihydrolipoyllysine-residue acetyltransferase component of pyruvate dehydrogenase complex: MPVDVILPMLGETMDEAIIVQWLVRVGEPVKKGEPLFQVETDKAILDVNSPADGILASVEFGEGSKVPVLSVVGRVALVGEALVTSRTETPQPRHAKPEPPAAAAASQAVPRRAISPRARKLAADAGVDIAAVEGTGPAGRIVEKDVQRAIAQMKAAPPRVAATPLARKAAAQAGIELQRVRGTGPGGRIVLADLSPKQTAGDTALSATSRQGKVTSTPVTGVRKIIAEHMAASSATAAAVTLVTEADATELAHVRNAVRERYAADGVTFSYTDLLVWIVARALRDMPYMNARLVGNEIEQHDSINIGVAVDTERGLLVPVIRGAGKMNVVQLAKALRELVQRARSGKSLPDDLTGGTFTITNLGMYEIDAFTPLINLPECAILGIGRLNSKPVVRDEQISVRTMVTFSLTFDHRVIDGAPAARFLQRIKVLVEQPTLMLV, from the coding sequence GTGCCAGTCGATGTGATCCTGCCCATGCTCGGTGAAACGATGGACGAGGCGATCATCGTGCAGTGGCTGGTTCGGGTCGGCGAACCAGTCAAGAAGGGCGAGCCGTTGTTCCAGGTCGAGACGGACAAGGCGATTCTCGACGTCAACTCACCGGCCGATGGGATCCTGGCATCGGTCGAGTTCGGCGAGGGGAGCAAGGTACCCGTGCTGAGCGTCGTGGGCAGGGTTGCTCTCGTCGGGGAGGCGTTGGTGACGAGCAGAACGGAGACGCCTCAGCCTAGACACGCCAAGCCAGAGCCTCCAGCAGCAGCCGCAGCGAGCCAGGCGGTTCCGCGGAGAGCCATATCGCCGCGTGCGCGCAAGCTGGCCGCTGATGCCGGCGTGGACATTGCCGCAGTGGAGGGCACAGGGCCAGCCGGGCGAATCGTGGAGAAGGACGTCCAGAGGGCCATTGCTCAAATGAAGGCCGCGCCGCCACGAGTCGCCGCGACGCCCCTGGCTCGCAAGGCCGCGGCACAGGCCGGCATCGAGCTGCAGCGCGTGCGCGGCACAGGGCCCGGCGGCCGGATCGTGCTGGCCGACCTGTCGCCGAAGCAAACCGCGGGCGATACCGCTCTGTCAGCAACCAGTCGACAGGGCAAGGTCACTTCCACCCCTGTCACCGGAGTGAGAAAGATCATCGCCGAACACATGGCTGCCAGCTCGGCCACCGCGGCGGCGGTGACCCTTGTGACCGAGGCTGACGCCACGGAGTTGGCGCACGTGCGCAATGCCGTCAGAGAGCGCTATGCCGCAGATGGGGTGACGTTCTCGTACACCGACCTGCTGGTGTGGATTGTGGCCCGGGCGCTGCGCGACATGCCCTATATGAACGCCAGGCTGGTGGGCAACGAGATCGAGCAGCACGACTCGATCAACATCGGCGTGGCCGTGGACACGGAGCGGGGATTGCTCGTGCCGGTGATCCGTGGTGCCGGGAAGATGAATGTGGTGCAACTGGCAAAGGCTCTCCGGGAGCTAGTCCAGCGTGCGCGCAGCGGCAAAAGCTTGCCGGACGACCTGACCGGCGGCACCTTCACCATCACGAATCTGGGAATGTACGAGATCGATGCCTTCACGCCGCTCATCAATCTCCCCGAATGTGCTATACTGGGGATTGGCCGGCTCAACTCCAAACCGGTGGTGCGGGACGAGCAGATCAGCGTTCGCACTATGGTTACTTTCAGTCTGACCTTTGACCATCGCGTCATCGACGGTGCGCCCGCAGCGCGCTTTCTGCAGAGGATCAAGGTACTGGTCGAGCAGCCGACCCTCATGCTGGTCTAG